One window of Nostoc sp. C052 genomic DNA carries:
- a CDS encoding IS1 family transposase (programmed frameshift), which yields MQCPYCGSTEIRKNGKRKGKQNHICTHCNRQFIDVYDQPKGYSEELKQECLKIYLNGMGFRGIERVKGVHHTTIIYWVKQLGEKLPDVPKEDMIPEVAELDELETFIGSKKTKFWLWTAVNHFTQGILAWVLGDHSSETFKPLWEIVEQWKSYFYVTNGWKVYPSFIPDGDQIVSKTYMTRMENENTRLRHYLARLHRKTLCYSKSEQMLRYSIKLLLHYLKYKIIPT from the exons GTGCAATGTCCATACTGCGGCTCTACAGAAATCAGAAAGAATGGGAAACGTAAAGGTAAACAAAATCACATTTGTACTCATTGCAATCGCCAATTTATTGATGTATACGATCAGCCAAAAGGATATTCAGAAGAACTAAAACAAGAATGCTTAAAAATCTACCTTAACGGCATGGGTTTTCGTGGTATTGAACGAGTTAAAGGCGTACACCATACTACGATCATCTATTGGGTCAAACAACTAGGAGAGAAGCTGCCAGATGTACCAAAAGAAGATATGATTCCAGAAGTTGCAGAACTGGATGAATTAGAGACATTCATCGGCTCAAAAAAAACAAAAT TTTGGTTGTGGACAGCAGTAAATCACTTTACTCAAGGTATTTTAGCTTGGGTTTTAGGAGACCATAGTTCTGAAACTTTTAAGCCACTTTGGGAAATTGTTGAACAGTGGAAAAGCTATTTTTATGTGACCAATGGCTGGAAGGTTTACCCAAGTTTTATCCCCGATGGAGACCAAATTGTGAGTAAAACATATATGACACGGATGGAAAATGAAAATACTCGGTTACGTCATTATCTTGCACGCCTTCACCGCAAAACTTTATGCTATTCCAAATCAGAACAAATGCTGAGATACTCGATTAAATTATTACTTCATTATTTAAAGTATAAAATTATACCAACATAA
- a CDS encoding pentapeptide repeat-containing protein gives MSSKKTDPLLNWLIAITLIFGFSLTVIFFVLSSIKELSIQEKIQYRNQALTTTAIVFLASAAMFNTYYAARRAQAMQKSAIASEKNLEIGLQNAKLNQDRLIAERFMGAIAQLGHEKVETRTGAIYALERVAQDFPQEHWTIMEILTAFVRENAPIQHVKAEQQNPESQGAVYSSRRRGGSRPTPEVEQNLHEELPKIRTDIQAALSVIGRRNLLEDPKDQKLDLRNTDIRQADLLKTNLQQADLRGADLSGADLRGADLSGADLSGAKLIRSILYETKLLKASLYGANLCWANLNRTNLSGANLRSANLSGASLRAANLQGANLYKANLQQATLKVANLSGAKLFLANLQGAKLGKANLQQTGLIGANLCGANLNGANLSGANLNAAKLHQTEVYFANLSEASLTEADLYQANLIGANLYRATFYQANLTQANLMGANFSQTNLSDVKLEGTILTGAKNLELQQIRDALGDRTTRLPDYIEAPTHWRQSG, from the coding sequence ATGTCTTCTAAAAAGACAGACCCTCTGTTGAATTGGTTGATCGCCATAACACTTATATTTGGTTTCTCATTGACTGTAATTTTCTTTGTCTTGTCCAGTATTAAAGAATTGTCAATTCAGGAAAAAATCCAGTATAGAAACCAAGCTTTAACAACTACTGCAATAGTTTTTCTCGCATCGGCAGCAATGTTTAATACCTATTATGCAGCAAGGCGTGCCCAAGCGATGCAAAAGAGTGCGATCGCATCTGAGAAAAACTTAGAAATTGGCCTGCAAAATGCCAAACTCAATCAAGACAGATTGATTGCAGAGCGCTTTATGGGCGCGATTGCCCAGCTTGGGCATGAAAAGGTTGAAACCCGCACAGGTGCAATTTATGCTCTAGAAAGAGTTGCTCAGGATTTTCCTCAAGAACACTGGACAATTATGGAAATTCTCACTGCCTTTGTGCGAGAGAATGCACCTATTCAGCACGTAAAAGCAGAGCAACAAAACCCCGAATCTCAAGGAGCAGTTTATTCAAGTAGGCGTAGAGGTGGGTCGCGTCCGACACCAGAGGTAGAGCAAAATCTTCATGAAGAATTGCCAAAAATACGCACTGATATTCAAGCAGCTCTGAGTGTTATTGGCAGACGTAATTTACTCGAAGACCCAAAAGATCAGAAACTTGATTTACGTAACACTGACATTAGACAAGCAGACCTACTAAAAACTAACCTGCAACAAGCTGACCTGCGTGGGGCTGACTTGAGTGGGGCTGACTTACGTGGGGCTGACTTGAGTGGAGCAGACCTTAGTGGCGCTAAACTCATTAGGTCGATTCTTTATGAAACCAAATTACTAAAAGCTAGTTTATATGGAGCTAACCTTTGTTGGGCTAACCTCAATCGTACCAACCTCTCTGGAGCAAATCTACGTTCAGCTAATCTCTCTGGAGCAAGTCTGCGTGCAGCTAATTTACAGGGAGCGAACCTTTATAAAGCTAACTTGCAACAAGCGACTTTAAAAGTCGCGAATCTTTCTGGAGCAAAGTTGTTTTTAGCTAACTTGCAAGGAGCAAAATTGGGTAAAGCCAACCTACAGCAAACGGGTTTGATTGGTGCTAACCTCTGTGGGGCGAACTTAAATGGAGCTAATCTTTCTGGGGCTAATTTGAATGCAGCTAAACTCCACCAAACAGAAGTCTATTTTGCCAACCTCTCAGAAGCTAGTTTAACGGAAGCTGATTTGTATCAGGCTAACCTCATTGGAGCAAACTTGTATAGGGCAACCTTTTATCAAGCTAATCTAACTCAGGCAAACTTGATGGGAGCTAACTTTTCACAGACTAACCTAAGTGATGTCAAACTGGAAGGAACGATTTTGACAGGAGCGAAAAACTTAGAGTTGCAGCAGATTAGAGATGCACTTGGCGATCGCACCACTCGTCTACCTGATTATATCGAAGCACCGACACATTGGCGGCAGTCTGGTTAA
- a CDS encoding tetratricopeptide repeat protein, whose amino-acid sequence MIEQVAIAFEHKDYQTAAKLLKQLQKESPDNPWVQFYLGRLHEVSGKRQNAEKIYRQLLRDTTNTKIVALARQGLQRLQEMELEERQRAISQAKSEPNNTELGVLVLEPLSNELKTEASRKFAQIMQLDPYTARLLMPSRGWRLYRTGQIGELKFYGKQLQQAGIPCFWATIAQIQQIQVYQVKHFQESSPQATIVCRNDTNQLGSLTFDWSEVTARVVGLLPIFEQVVDVNPYHKLERKTQTQDYAQFCDLHIPGRRCILRFYDSGYEFQQGLEIIPQASQNTIRINWNNLSSWINQQLPQVKIWSDFTHFADTTLDQTEMLSHIKSRIDLFRREQSNWDSAFHLYSGLVFVK is encoded by the coding sequence ATGATTGAGCAAGTTGCGATCGCCTTTGAGCATAAAGACTATCAAACAGCGGCTAAATTACTCAAACAGCTGCAAAAAGAATCACCAGACAATCCTTGGGTACAATTTTATCTTGGTCGGCTGCATGAAGTATCTGGAAAGCGTCAGAATGCAGAAAAAATTTATCGGCAACTGCTGCGAGATACGACAAATACCAAAATAGTGGCGCTAGCACGTCAAGGTTTGCAAAGACTACAAGAAATGGAACTAGAAGAAAGACAAAGAGCCATTTCTCAAGCAAAATCTGAACCGAATAACACCGAACTTGGCGTACTAGTTTTAGAACCACTTAGTAACGAACTGAAAACAGAAGCCTCTCGGAAATTTGCCCAGATTATGCAGCTAGACCCCTACACTGCAAGGCTATTAATGCCAAGTCGTGGCTGGAGGTTGTACCGCACTGGTCAAATTGGAGAACTAAAATTTTATGGAAAACAGTTACAGCAAGCTGGCATTCCTTGCTTTTGGGCAACAATAGCTCAAATTCAGCAAATTCAAGTTTATCAAGTCAAACATTTCCAAGAATCTAGCCCACAAGCTACTATTGTTTGCCGTAATGACACAAATCAACTCGGTTCTCTCACCTTTGACTGGTCAGAAGTCACAGCCAGAGTAGTAGGACTATTACCTATTTTTGAACAAGTTGTAGATGTTAATCCCTACCATAAACTCGAACGAAAAACTCAAACACAAGATTATGCTCAGTTTTGTGATTTACACATACCTGGTAGACGCTGCATTCTCCGATTTTATGATAGCGGCTATGAATTCCAGCAAGGTTTAGAAATCATTCCTCAAGCTAGCCAAAATACAATCAGAATTAATTGGAATAATTTATCTAGTTGGATTAACCAGCAACTACCTCAAGTTAAAATCTGGTCTGATTTCACGCATTTTGCAGATACAACATTAGATCAAACAGAAATGCTGAGTCATATCAAGTCTCGCATCGATCTATTTCGTCGAGAGCAGAGTAATTGGGATTCCGCTTTTCATTTATATAGTGGACTGGTGTTTGTTAAATAA
- a CDS encoding VOC family protein, translating into MSQTLFHLAFPVTDVAQTKAYYVDGLGCIPGRENRHALILNLYGHQLVAHVTKEPLIPQPTIYPRHFGLIFTQEGDWQDLLERAQQQQLFFREETKNRFVGSPLEHRTFFLEDPFYNLMEFKYYSHPEAIFGSYEYTQIGDRA; encoded by the coding sequence ATGAGTCAAACTTTATTCCATCTAGCTTTCCCTGTGACTGATGTTGCCCAAACAAAAGCATATTACGTAGATGGCTTGGGCTGCATTCCTGGCCGTGAAAACCGCCATGCTCTAATTCTCAATCTCTACGGACATCAATTAGTGGCTCATGTCACCAAAGAACCTTTGATACCGCAACCCACTATCTATCCCAGACACTTTGGGCTAATTTTTACCCAAGAAGGTGACTGGCAAGACTTACTAGAAAGGGCACAACAACAACAGCTATTTTTTCGCGAAGAAACCAAAAATCGCTTTGTTGGTTCTCCTCTTGAGCATCGTACTTTCTTTTTAGAAGATCCTTTTTATAACCTCATGGAGTTTAAGTACTATAGTCACCCAGAGGCGATTTTTGGAAGTTACGAATATACGCAAATTGGGGATAGGGCTTAA
- a CDS encoding 16S rRNA (uracil(1498)-N(3))-methyltransferase: MSQLQRIAIAPSQFQQGQILLTKEQQHYLGRVLRLREGDRFIAMDGMGKWWLVQLAGEQAEILEPLLVETELPVAITLMVALPKGNGFDEVVRCCTELGVTCIAPVLSDRTLLHPSPQKLERWRRIAAEAAEQSERSFVPTILEPVAFNTAITANQTSHRYICEARGAYPHLNKVLNNISSEIVIAIGPEGGWTIQEIENAESAGFQPVSLGRRILRAVTAPIVALSLISAACEV; encoded by the coding sequence ATGTCTCAACTGCAACGAATTGCGATCGCACCCTCCCAATTCCAACAAGGGCAAATTTTACTCACCAAAGAACAACAGCATTATTTAGGGCGGGTGTTGCGCTTACGTGAAGGCGATCGCTTTATTGCAATGGATGGTATGGGGAAATGGTGGTTAGTGCAGTTAGCAGGCGAACAAGCAGAGATTTTAGAACCGCTTTTAGTAGAAACAGAATTACCTGTAGCAATTACGCTGATGGTGGCATTACCCAAAGGCAATGGATTTGATGAAGTGGTACGGTGTTGTACAGAGTTGGGAGTAACTTGTATTGCACCAGTATTGAGCGATCGCACTTTGCTTCATCCGAGTCCTCAAAAGCTCGAACGCTGGCGGCGCATCGCTGCCGAAGCCGCTGAACAGTCAGAACGCTCATTCGTGCCAACAATTTTAGAGCCTGTTGCTTTTAATACTGCCATCACTGCCAATCAGACAAGTCACCGTTACATTTGTGAGGCTCGTGGTGCTTATCCTCATTTAAACAAAGTGCTGAATAACATCTCTAGCGAGATTGTTATTGCTATTGGGCCAGAAGGGGGATGGACAATACAAGAAATTGAGAATGCGGAGTCAGCTGGATTTCAACCTGTTTCCCTTGGTCGTCGCATCCTGAGAGCAGTTACAGCGCCAATCGTAGCATTATCCTTGATTTCCGCAGCTTGTGAAGTATAA
- a CDS encoding YtxH domain-containing protein, whose amino-acid sequence MDFIKKLISGIQGFLGGILGFITGLLPGKKKSNGYFLELDEAKDAAKDAVKEVASNAKKVADTVSSNAKKVAETITSEAPTPSKPESLNGTKTAAAKAKSAKNSKAADVQLVQTAEGLKVEPAKNAKAAAAKVIKEQPTETTFAPKYLAPSTTSSNGRRRPGANMSAYLELARQVKTPKN is encoded by the coding sequence ATGGATTTTATCAAAAAGTTAATTTCGGGTATTCAGGGTTTTCTTGGTGGTATTCTGGGTTTCATTACCGGACTGTTACCAGGGAAGAAGAAAAGCAACGGCTACTTCTTAGAATTGGACGAAGCTAAAGATGCTGCCAAAGATGCTGTTAAAGAGGTCGCATCGAATGCGAAGAAAGTAGCAGACACAGTTTCATCGAATGCTAAGAAAGTAGCAGAGACAATTACATCAGAAGCACCAACTCCATCCAAGCCAGAGTCATTGAATGGAACAAAAACCGCTGCGGCTAAGGCAAAATCAGCTAAAAATTCTAAAGCAGCTGATGTTCAACTAGTCCAGACTGCTGAGGGTCTTAAAGTTGAACCCGCTAAAAATGCGAAAGCCGCAGCAGCCAAAGTCATTAAAGAGCAGCCAACTGAAACCACCTTTGCACCAAAATATCTTGCTCCTTCGACTACAAGCTCTAATGGTCGTCGTCGTCCAGGGGCGAATATGAGTGCTTATCTAGAACTGGCACGTCAGGTAAAAACCCCTAAGAATTAA
- a CDS encoding FAD-dependent oxidoreductase → MQQNKQPIVKKLVLIGGGHSHAIVMKMFGTKPLPEVHLTLISAASKTAYSGMLPGHIAGFYSHDECHIDLQPLANFAQAQLCIDTVVALDLKNNKVLCASGLAVDFDVLSIDIGSTPATISVSGAAEYAIAAKPVSQLLEHWRELVEAVGKNPHEPISIAIAGGGAGGVELALSMRSRLHQILHQTQQPIQNLEIHLFQRGQELMPNYHSSVRHQIQQILTEQGIKLHLGETVCRIAPITPKETKEVFEIKCESGLKVECNKIFWVTQASAPEWLKTTGLGTNEQGFILVEDTLQSQTHPQVFASGDIATMVNHPRPKAGVFVVRQGKPLFENLQRILLGKPLKPYKPQKQYLSLIGTGDKRAMSATGYAYATRGTFTLPPHKLLWYYKDCIDRRFIEGFRNL, encoded by the coding sequence ATGCAGCAAAATAAACAGCCAATAGTTAAAAAGCTGGTGTTAATTGGCGGCGGTCATAGCCATGCTATTGTTATGAAAATGTTTGGAACAAAACCGTTACCAGAAGTACATTTAACGTTGATTAGTGCAGCATCAAAGACAGCTTATTCTGGAATGTTACCAGGACACATTGCCGGATTTTATAGCCACGATGAATGCCATATTGACTTGCAACCCTTGGCGAACTTTGCTCAAGCACAGTTATGTATTGACACGGTAGTTGCCCTAGACTTGAAAAATAACAAAGTTCTTTGTGCTAGCGGACTTGCGGTAGATTTCGATGTGCTGTCTATTGATATTGGCAGCACTCCCGCCACAATATCTGTATCAGGTGCGGCAGAATATGCGATCGCAGCTAAACCAGTATCGCAGCTATTAGAGCATTGGCGTGAACTAGTTGAAGCCGTAGGTAAAAATCCTCATGAACCAATTAGCATTGCGATCGCAGGTGGAGGCGCAGGCGGTGTAGAATTAGCCCTATCGATGCGATCGCGTTTACATCAGATTTTGCATCAAACTCAACAACCTATTCAAAACCTGGAAATTCATTTATTTCAGCGTGGACAAGAACTGATGCCCAATTACCATTCATCAGTGCGGCATCAAATTCAGCAAATTTTAACTGAGCAAGGCATTAAACTCCATCTTGGGGAAACTGTGTGTAGAATTGCACCCATAACACCCAAGGAGACTAAAGAAGTATTTGAAATTAAATGTGAATCTGGGTTGAAAGTAGAGTGCAATAAAATCTTTTGGGTAACACAAGCATCAGCACCCGAATGGTTAAAAACCACTGGACTAGGAACTAATGAGCAAGGTTTTATTCTCGTAGAAGATACGTTGCAATCTCAAACGCACCCGCAGGTATTTGCATCTGGTGACATTGCCACAATGGTAAATCATCCGCGTCCCAAAGCTGGGGTATTTGTTGTTAGACAAGGCAAACCTTTATTTGAGAATTTGCAGCGAATTTTATTAGGTAAGCCGCTCAAACCTTATAAACCACAGAAACAATATTTGAGTTTAATTGGTACAGGAGATAAACGAGCGATGTCTGCGACGGGCTACGCCTACGCAACCAGAGGTACTTTTACTTTACCACCTCATAAGCTCTTGTGGTATTACAAAGATTGTATTGACCGCCGCTTCATAGAAGGCTTTCGCAACTTATGA
- a CDS encoding triacylglycerol lipase has translation MNMENKQRNPVLLIHGIDDTEAVFHKMRAYLIQRGWSVYSLNLVPNNGDVGLDELAKQVADYVTATFVPEQRLDLVGFSMGGIVSRYYIQRLGGINRVQRFLTISSPHHGTVVAYGSWRPGCIQMRPNSIFLKDLNSDAVILGQLDFTSIWTPYDLMIVPANSSQMPVGRKVTVPVALHPWMLTDSRSLAVVTATLAERIKQPLLNKKSSQ, from the coding sequence ATGAATATGGAAAATAAACAACGCAATCCCGTTTTATTAATACATGGCATTGACGACACAGAGGCAGTTTTTCATAAAATGAGGGCATACCTCATACAACGGGGTTGGTCTGTCTATAGTCTGAATCTAGTTCCTAATAATGGTGATGTGGGTCTTGATGAATTGGCAAAGCAAGTAGCCGATTATGTTACAGCTACCTTTGTTCCAGAACAACGCCTAGATTTAGTAGGCTTCAGCATGGGAGGAATTGTTAGCCGTTACTATATCCAGCGACTAGGAGGAATTAACCGCGTGCAAAGGTTTCTTACCATCTCTTCACCCCATCATGGAACTGTTGTTGCTTATGGTTCCTGGCGTCCTGGTTGCATACAAATGCGCCCTAACAGCATTTTTCTCAAGGATTTAAATTCTGATGCTGTAATATTGGGGCAGCTAGATTTTACCTCTATCTGGACACCTTATGATTTAATGATTGTCCCAGCAAATAGTTCACAAATGCCAGTAGGACGGAAAGTAACAGTACCAGTTGCTCTGCACCCTTGGATGCTGACAGACTCCAGAAGTTTAGCAGTAGTCACAGCAACCTTAGCAGAGCGTATCAAGCAACCCTTGCTAAATAAAAAATCCAGTCAGTAG
- a CDS encoding DUF4351 domain-containing protein, translating to MTRFIHDKFAKDYLEELLKDYGEVKPSEKVSGEIKEIDVLFTPDKQQSSNLQVLGLLGRLAEHPAIIEPFRNPASTDEICDCILKLLEVKALIRREAKANKTKLQDSEIPKLWVLTPTISETRLSSFGTIEKESWLSGVHFLPEALRTAIVAIHQLPQTPQTLWLRLLGRGNVQSQAIIELQALPLNHPYQKATLELVYNLRENLRLNQELEADDRELIMRLEPLYQRDREQAKQEGRQEGEQNLILRQLNRRIGKINPSLIERVQGLSIEQLENLGEALLGFSSVADLENWLNQQ from the coding sequence ATGACGCGCTTTATACATGACAAATTTGCCAAAGACTATCTGGAAGAATTACTAAAAGATTATGGAGAAGTCAAGCCATCAGAAAAAGTTTCAGGGGAGATTAAAGAAATAGATGTTTTATTCACTCCTGATAAGCAGCAAAGCTCTAATTTACAGGTGCTGGGTTTACTAGGAAGACTTGCGGAACATCCTGCGATAATTGAACCATTTCGCAATCCAGCTTCTACCGATGAAATATGCGACTGTATTCTAAAATTATTAGAAGTAAAAGCTCTCATCCGGCGAGAAGCTAAAGCAAATAAAACCAAACTTCAGGACTCAGAAATTCCCAAATTGTGGGTTCTTACACCAACCATATCTGAAACTAGATTGTCTAGCTTTGGAACTATTGAAAAAGAAAGTTGGTTATCGGGAGTACATTTTTTGCCAGAGGCCTTGCGGACAGCAATTGTGGCGATACATCAACTACCGCAAACACCACAGACGTTATGGTTGAGGCTTTTGGGAAGAGGAAATGTGCAGTCACAGGCAATTATCGAGCTGCAAGCGTTACCATTAAATCATCCATACCAGAAAGCAACACTCGAATTAGTTTACAACTTGCGAGAAAATTTGAGACTAAATCAAGAATTAGAAGCAGATGATAGGGAGTTAATTATGCGACTAGAACCACTTTATCAAAGAGATAGAGAACAAGCCAAACAAGAGGGGAGGCAGGAAGGAGAACAAAACTTAATATTACGTCAACTCAATCGTCGGATTGGGAAAATTAATCCATCATTAATCGAGCGAGTTCAAGGATTATCGATTGAACAATTAGAGAATCTAGGAGAAGCATTACTCGGCTTTTCTAGTGTTGCTGATTTAGAAAATTGGTTAAACCAACAATAA
- a CDS encoding VIT domain-containing protein: MNTVSAKNQQLGGLYVQSPEGKQVVFPLKHTEVIAKIAGNLSRVEVIQSFENPFKQPLEAVYVFPLPDEAAVDDMEIKIGDRTIKGNIKKREEAVAIYEKAKQEGRTAGLLEQERDNIFTQSLANIKPGEQIDVTIRYTENLKFEAGNYEFVFPMVVGPRYIPGTPIDASGDTDQVPDASRITPPVVAEGTRSRHNINVTVEIDAGFPISQVRSPSHQLKIEHSGQILRIQLAGEDTIPNKDLILRYQVSGQETQSTVLTQADDRGGHFAIYLIPALEYSTDEIVPKDVVFLVDTSGSQSGDPLQKCQELMRRFINGLNPNDTFTIIDFSDRVRQLSPKPLPNTAENRAKAIAYINNLQADGSTEMLSGIRTAINFPTPVGRLRSVVLLTDGYIGNENEILAEVQQHLQPANRLYSFGVGSSVNRFLLNRIAEIGRGISTIIRHDEPTEEVAEKFYRQINNPVLTNIQISWQGDTESPMIYPKVAPDLFSEQPLVLFGRKQDRASGNLQISGIAAGGKHYEKTFHLRFEETGNVAVAQLWGRARIKDLMNQMVSFETKAGVEAVTETALNYQLLSQYTAFVAVSDDVRVEPGSEYLSRQVPVEMPEAVSYQGVFGNAPAGSFAPQMKLSAPALSEAPDFLYKRRSPPSPAAKEAEISLSFDLEEIEQDEISEAVINHKLEVISVTGLDETEIANLTQHLQQLNFPSGFSGEIVFEFTVNKGRVERVMLDEEASTLKDPVVVEKIKRSLLLWRVSPSTTGKVILTLHLHI, encoded by the coding sequence ATGAATACAGTAAGTGCTAAAAACCAACAGCTAGGGGGTTTATACGTCCAATCCCCTGAAGGAAAACAGGTAGTTTTTCCCCTAAAACACACAGAAGTTATAGCAAAAATTGCCGGTAACTTGTCACGAGTTGAGGTCATCCAAAGCTTTGAAAATCCCTTTAAACAGCCTTTAGAAGCGGTGTATGTCTTTCCATTACCCGATGAGGCGGCGGTGGATGACATGGAAATCAAAATAGGCGATCGCACCATCAAAGGTAATATTAAAAAACGTGAAGAAGCTGTAGCCATCTACGAAAAGGCAAAACAAGAAGGACGCACTGCTGGACTTCTAGAACAGGAACGAGACAACATCTTTACTCAGTCTCTCGCTAATATCAAACCTGGCGAACAAATTGATGTCACAATCCGTTACACCGAAAATTTAAAATTTGAGGCGGGAAATTACGAATTTGTTTTCCCGATGGTGGTTGGGCCAAGATATATTCCAGGAACACCGATAGATGCTAGCGGTGATACAGACCAAGTTCCTGATGCTTCGCGCATTACACCGCCTGTAGTCGCTGAAGGAACGCGATCGCGTCACAATATTAATGTCACAGTCGAAATTGATGCGGGTTTCCCAATTTCTCAAGTGCGTTCTCCTTCCCATCAATTAAAAATTGAACACTCAGGTCAAATTCTGCGAATTCAATTAGCTGGAGAAGATACAATTCCCAACAAAGATTTAATTCTCCGCTATCAAGTTTCTGGTCAAGAAACTCAATCTACAGTATTAACCCAAGCTGACGATCGCGGCGGACATTTTGCAATATATTTGATTCCAGCTTTGGAATATTCCACTGATGAGATTGTACCCAAAGATGTTGTATTTTTGGTAGATACTTCCGGTTCCCAATCTGGCGATCCGTTGCAAAAGTGTCAAGAGTTAATGCGGCGATTTATCAATGGGTTAAATCCCAACGATACTTTCACAATTATCGATTTTTCCGATAGAGTTAGGCAGTTATCGCCAAAACCTCTGCCGAATACAGCAGAAAATCGTGCTAAGGCGATCGCTTACATTAACAATTTACAAGCTGATGGCAGCACAGAAATGCTCAGTGGCATTCGTACAGCGATAAATTTCCCTACACCAGTCGGAAGATTACGCAGCGTTGTACTCTTAACCGATGGCTATATCGGCAACGAAAATGAGATTTTAGCAGAGGTACAACAGCATCTACAACCAGCAAATCGCCTTTACAGTTTCGGTGTAGGTAGTTCAGTTAACCGTTTTTTACTAAATCGTATCGCCGAAATTGGCCGGGGAATATCTACAATTATTCGTCATGATGAACCCACAGAAGAAGTTGCCGAAAAGTTTTATAGGCAAATTAACAATCCTGTACTTACGAATATTCAAATCTCTTGGCAAGGTGACACAGAATCACCTATGATTTACCCAAAGGTAGCGCCTGATTTATTCAGCGAACAACCATTAGTTTTATTTGGTCGCAAACAAGATAGAGCTAGTGGTAATCTGCAAATCTCCGGCATTGCTGCGGGTGGTAAGCACTATGAAAAAACGTTTCACCTCAGATTTGAGGAAACAGGAAATGTTGCTGTAGCGCAGTTGTGGGGACGCGCTCGTATCAAAGACTTGATGAATCAAATGGTGAGTTTTGAAACCAAAGCTGGTGTAGAAGCAGTTACAGAAACAGCCTTAAATTATCAACTGCTTTCTCAATACACCGCTTTTGTGGCTGTCAGCGATGACGTGCGGGTTGAACCAGGAAGCGAATATCTGTCTAGGCAAGTGCCAGTGGAAATGCCTGAAGCCGTTAGTTACCAAGGAGTGTTTGGTAATGCTCCGGCTGGTAGTTTTGCGCCTCAAATGAAATTGTCAGCACCAGCATTATCAGAAGCTCCCGATTTTCTCTACAAAAGGCGATCGCCACCATCTCCAGCAGCCAAAGAAGCCGAGATATCTTTGAGCTTTGATTTAGAGGAGATAGAACAAGATGAAATATCAGAAGCAGTAATCAACCATAAGTTAGAAGTAATCAGTGTTACTGGCTTGGATGAAACAGAAATTGCTAACCTAACCCAACACCTTCAACAGCTAAACTTTCCTTCCGGCTTCAGTGGTGAAATCGTCTTTGAGTTCACCGTCAACAAAGGTCGGGTAGAACGGGTAATGTTAGACGAAGAAGCCTCTACCCTAAAAGATCCAGTTGTAGTAGAAAAAATTAAGCGATCGCTCCTACTTTGGAGAGTTTCCCCATCTACAACTGGCAAAGTTATCTTAACCTTACATCTTCACATTTAA
- a CDS encoding pentapeptide repeat-containing protein, giving the protein MKNILSKNHIQISKIFLWIPIFQEQVEKTQYQSPKQRLRIASKQLGNNTIENSLAVINDLEQIAHNHPQYHWIIIDILSNFVRKNAPYIPEEKVTSNLSTKVRIDIQAALTVIARRDVNKDPENEQLDLSFTDMRGANLNGANLQQTNLYQANLAGANLREANLAGAILSAANLEGANLYLANLEGAILSAANLERVNFSGANLHRASLYLARLDGAILNDAILDGANLRETKFSN; this is encoded by the coding sequence ATGAAAAATATTTTATCAAAGAATCACATTCAAATATCAAAAATATTCCTGTGGATACCTATTTTCCAGGAACAAGTTGAAAAAACTCAGTATCAGTCGCCAAAACAACGTTTAAGAATAGCAAGCAAACAGCTAGGAAATAACACAATAGAAAACAGTCTGGCTGTAATTAATGATTTAGAGCAAATTGCCCATAATCATCCACAGTACCACTGGATAATCATAGATATTCTGAGTAATTTTGTACGAAAAAATGCTCCTTATATTCCCGAAGAGAAAGTAACGAGCAATTTGTCAACAAAAGTTCGTATAGATATTCAAGCCGCGTTGACTGTTATCGCCAGAAGAGATGTAAACAAAGATCCAGAAAATGAGCAACTTGATTTGAGCTTCACAGACATGAGAGGAGCAAATTTAAATGGGGCGAATCTACAACAGACAAATCTTTATCAAGCTAATCTTGCTGGAGCTAATCTTAGAGAAGCTAATCTAGCGGGAGCAATACTTAGTGCAGCGAACTTAGAAGGAGCTAACTTGTATCTAGCCAACTTAGAAGGAGCAATCCTCAGTGCAGCCAATCTAGAGAGAGTTAACTTTTCTGGAGCTAACCTGCATCGTGCCAGTTTATATCTAGCTAGATTGGATGGGGCAATTTTAAATGATGCCATACTTGATGGAGCAAACCTCAGAGAAACCAAATTCTCTAACTAA